GTCGCCCGCGTTCATCCAGCTCTTCGACCAGACTTCGATACTTAGACCGAAGCCAGCACACAATGGTCTCGTCTCTCATCCCTGCTCTTGTGCAGAGGCTCTCCACTCCGGTCAATCACTATTGCGGTAAGTTGTTTCCTGCCACCGCCTTACCGTGTCGCTGAATACTCCGTGTGGGAACCAGATCTTCGCGAAGAGTTCTCGATGAAAAGAGATCTACTCCTCTCCCTGTCAAATACGTTCCATCGTGCTATACTCTGTCAAAAGAATAAACAGTTAGTGATTTTTTGGAGTGTGTGATGGCGTCTCAAGTAATTACCTTCGAACTTCCTGACGACTTGTACCGGACCGTCAATAAGTTGGCCCAGGCTACCAAGCGGCCACTGACCGACATCCTTCAAGAAAGCTTGGCCCACACCCTCCCGCCTCTTGAGGACGTGTCTGCCGATGAAGCTGATGTTCTCGCCCATCTGTCAGCTCTGGATGATGCTGCTCTGTGGCAAGCAAGCAAACGCACCCTGCCTGAACAACAGCAGGAGGAATTACACAGTCTTCTTGACCTCCAGAATGCTAGCGAAATAACGCCTGACGGTGCCGCTCGTCTTCAGGAACTTATGCGTGAATATGGGCGTTCGCTCGTCCGCCAATCGCACGCCTGGTTACTGCTTGCGCGACGTGGCTACCAGGTTCCTATCCAACAGCAAGAGTAGTTTCTCGTGGCGCGTCCGTATATTCCCGATAGCGGACGCGAAAAAATAACAGCAGACGCTCAGCCTCGTTGTGGCTACTGTCTCACGTCTCAACTCATTACGGGCATGCCGATACACCTCGAGCACATTCTTCCCCTTGCTGCTGGCGGCCAGTCTGATGAAGAAAATCTTTGGCTCGCATGCCCTCTCTGCAATGGCGATAAGGGAATCCAAACGCAATTTCCTGATCCCGAGACAGGAGAAGTCGTTGCCTTATTTGACCCCCGTCAGCAAATCAGGAGCGAGCATTTTCGTTGGAATGAGAATGGAGTAGAGATTCTCGGTATCACTTCGTGTGGTCGAGCGACTGTTGTAGCTCTCAAGCTGAATAACGAGAGTATTATCCGCACTCGGCGACGATGGGTGTTAGCTGGATGGCACCCCCCTACAAGCTAGGGGCGACCATCTATGAGTCATCTTCCTTGCCCTTACGCGGCGTCGGCAACTGCCAACGCGATTTCTTGCCCATACGACAACTCAAGCGTATGCCCGTCGGGGTCAGCCAACAGCGCTGAATACCCGACGGGGTAGCCAGCTTCGCGTGACTCTAAACGCAGGAACCCTTCAGAGCGCGCTTGATCACAAAGATCATCAACATCAGTGCGGCTTGCGCAGGCAACGCCGAGATGTGCGAGCGGCAATAGTGGGCTATCGACCTTGCGAGTTCGCACCAGCACGATAGCAAACGGTCTGGTGCGGTCACTAATCCAGGCGACATCTGACCCGGAGATGCGGTCTGTCCGACGATGGACGACTTGCATACGCGCGTACTGTGCGTAAAAAGCGATGCTTGCATCAACGTCTCGGACGGGTAAGGCGACGTGGGTGAGCCCAAGGTCAAACATGACACTCTCCTCTGATTTGTACTACACTGCCCCCAAAGGTGGCCCGGTCTGAGTATCGGGAGAAAGCGCAGAGACTTTAGCCAACAAATCCGATTCCCAAGGAAGGGAGATAATCGTATCGTGTCAGCAAAATTTTCACTCGCAGTAGGGTTTTTCTTTTTCCTCTTCCTGTTTGTTGTTCCTCTCACGCTCCAGGCGCAAGTCCAAGGAGTCCTCGAAAATCCGCGGTCATCCTCGTATCAGAGTGGCATCGGGGTGATTTCGGGATGGGTCTGTAATGCCAAGCAAATCGACATTGAGTTTGATGGTGTCAGGCTGCAAGCGAGCTACGGTACCGGGCGGGCCGATACTCGTTCTGTTTGTAACGACGACAATAACGGCTTTGGTCTCTTGGTGAATTGGAACCTGCTCGGAAATGGTACCCATACCGTACGAGCCTTGGCTGATGGTCAGGAGTTTGGCGTAGCGACTGTTACGGTGACCACTCTTGGTGTGGAATGCCTCACTGGGGCACAAGGAGAATTCCGCTTAGATAACTTTCCCCAGTCTGGACAGCCGAGTGTCGTGATTTGGCAGCAAAGTCAGCAAAATTTTGTCCTCAAGGGTGAGTCAGGAAGTAGTGGCGGTAGCGCTGGTGGTGACAAACGCATACTCGAAAACCCTGCGCCTGGTTCTTTTCACAGCGGCATTGGTGTGGTCTCTGGGTGGGCATGTGAGGCGCAGCGCATAGACCTTGAGTTCAATGGTATACGCCTCCAAGCTGCATACGGCACTGGTCGTGAGGATACACGCCAGGTCTGTGGAGATACGAACAACGGGTTTGGCCTGCTGGTCAACTGGAATCTCCTCGGCGACGGAGTACACACGGTCCGCGCGTTGGCAGACGGTCAAGAATTCGCCAATGCGAAGGTTGTCGTCAAAACCCTGGGGCAGGAATTTCTTCGGGGAATAGGGAAAAGCCAGCGGCTCCTGAATTTTCCGCGGACAGGGATGGATGCCACCATCGCTTGGGAACAGAGTATCCAGAATTTTGTGATTGCCCGTACTGACACGGCCAGCGCGGCACTCACTGCCATCGACACTGCTGGAGACAGTGCGACAAAAGCTTTCAACGCACAAAGCACGGCGGTCTGTCCTTTCCGAGACCAAGAGTCGTTCAACTGGGCCACTGGAGATACCCATGGCACGAACTACTGCAGCAGCGGCAGCGAAGGAGTGTTTAGCCAGGCAGAACGGATCGAGTGCCGTCAAGCAGCGGACATCAGGATCGCTGATCCCAATGATGCTGAGTCCGGCGCGCAGATGCTGAAAGATTTTGCGCAGCAGGCGACAAAAATTAAGCAGTTTCTCACCCCGCAACCAGGGCTCCGCTACGTGACGGTCTGGCTTGGACATAATGACATTTGCGCCGGTACCATTGAGAAGGTCCGGTCTAGTTGCCCACGAGGGGAAGACCAAGATCCCAACAATCATTGCCGCACGACGCCAGCCGCATTTGAGCGTGAGTTTCGCAAAGGGCTTGATATCCTGATCTCGCTTCCTGATTTGAAGGTTGGTGTGGCAGCGCTGATTCGCGTGTCGCAGTTATGCAACCACGGATCAAAAGACTCGTGCGTCTTCGGTGTTGGTGCGCCTTCATGTAAGGATGTGTGGGAAACTGCAGCAGGAGGAGGGCCCGTCATTGGTTTTGACCACGGCATTTGTGGGTCATTGACGTCGTCCTGTTCAGAGCGACGGATTCTCGATGCGTATACGACGGCCAAGGTATACCGCGATATTCTTGCCACCGTCACCGCTGAGTATGCTGCGCTTGCGGAAGGAGAACGATCACAACAAGTAACAGTCGGTGGACAAATCGTTGGTGGTGCCACTAAGGGGCGAGGAGTACGGCTCGACTTTAGTGATGCTCCCTGGATCTATAAATTCAAGAGCAATCAGGTCTCCTGTTGTGACTGTTACCATCCGTCCTTCAGGGGCCAGGACACTGCTGCACGTATTCTGTATGACGGGTTCACTTGTGGTGATTCTGATACGTGCTGTGGAGAAAGTGCTGATCCGCTGGTCAATGCTCAGTGCAAAGAGGAAGATAAGAGTGGTAAATTTCATCCGGGGCTGTTTTAAACTGTAATAACCCCTAGGGCAGAATGGGGTACACACGCGACATATGACTCAACTATTCTGGCGTCTCGTCTCCTCTATCCTTTCTTGCCTGCAGAGATGCAGTGCGGTGGTGGTGGCCCTGCTCTGTCCCGCGGTGTTAAGTGCTGATCCTATAAAAGTGGCGACATTCAATCTCCTGCATGGTGGGGTTTTTTCCGGCGTAACGGGTGACGATCAAAACCTTGAACATCGCCTGGAGATGGTGGTAGCAGAATTTCAGAAACACCACCTCGACATCATTGGCATTCAGGAAGCGTCAAGCAGCCGGAGGCGAGGGAACACTGCTGCACGCCTTGCTGCAGCCTTGGGATTTCACTATGTGTATGCGCCAGCGAGCTTCCGTATTTTTCGCAACGAGTACGTGGATACCTTTGTTTCTTGGTTGATGAACTTCGACGAAGGGCCCGCTATTATTAGCCGATTTCCTATCACGGCTTGGGAAACCCATGATCTACCGCGTTGTGGTCGCTTGACTGATCCACGCGTGTTGTTAGCGGCAACCGTACGTACACCGCAGGGACCAGTGCTGGTTGCGTCGACCCATACTTCGGGTGATCCGTGCCAACATCAGCATGTTGTCGAAATACTCCGTCGCATGCGTGGGAACGTACCAGCCCTTGTGATGGGTGACTTCAACGCGTCGGAACATTCTCCAGCGATGGCGATGTTCACACGGGAACATGGATTCATCGACGCCTATCGTATGCGAAACCGGAACCTTCCTGGGGCTACGTGTTACCAACGCCCATTTGCCGCAACCCAGACCGCCTCTCGCCGCATAGACTATCTGTTTGTGATTTCAGAAAAAGCAGCCACTGAACAGATACACACGAGCAAGGTGTTTTTAGATGCTCCCCGGCAGCTTCCGAATGGTCAGACGTTGTGGCCATCGGACCACTATGGCGTATTTGCCGAGGTCAGTATCTTCTCACAGGGCACAATACGCGAAGTCGGAAACACGGCAGGACAATAAGAGTGCCGAGCGCTGGAATCCTAGCGAAAATGAGGCATGACCTTGGTTGCGAAGAGTTCCAGGTGCTCATTCATCTTCTTCGCCGGATACCCTGGCGGTAGCGTCCACGTGTAGTAGCGTTGAATCGGCACTTCGGCGACGTAGTCTTTAATCATTTTTACGGCTGCTTCCGGCGTGACGATGTTGAGAATGCCGCTGGCTTTGAGCGCGGCGTCATCTGGCATATGGGGAAATAACGATTGCCCGGCTTTGGTGAGCCACTCATTATAGACATTGATCTGATAGCGCACATGCGGCGCAATCTCGTGCCAGCTTTTTTCTGGATCATTCGCGACGATTAACCAAAAGTGACCACCGGCGAGCTTGGGGTTCGAGGTATCTTTGCCTAGTGCTCGCAATTCTTGCAAATAGGCTTGATACGGCGCTTTCATATCGCCGGTCCCAATATAGCCATCTCCGTAACGTGCCGCTCGTTTCACTGCTGCGCCAGCGAAACCTCCGACCCACAATGGTGGACGTGGTTTTTGTACGGGCTCAGGCGTGAGCTTGGTGTTCTCGATTTGAAAGTACTTGCCCTTGAATGTGACTGTCTCACCTTCCCACAGACGACGGATGATTTCTAAGCCTTCATTTGCACGACCGCCTCGCTGCTCACGCGGAATCCCAAGACCGCTAAACTCTTCAACACGATACCCCACACCAACGCCGAGTTCGAACCGTCCGCCAGAGAGAATATCAATCGTTGCACAATCTTCGGCAATGCGGACTGGATTGTACAGCGGCAACAGCAGTACACCTGTCCCAATACGCATTTTCTTGGTCTTCACGGCAATCGCTGCAGCCTGCGGCAACGGTGAAGGCGCATGGCCATCGTCGGCAAAGTGATGCTCCGTGAGCCACACGTCATCGTAGCCAATCCCTTCTGCCCACACAATTTGTTCGAGAATGTCGTTGTAGATATCTTGATACGAACGCCGCCACTGTGGCGGGTTACGAAACGCATACCACAAACCAAAGCGCAGTTTGGGATTGCTTTGTGTCATGGGAATCTCCTTTAACGTCGACGAATCGCTTCGAGGACACCCTCGGCAATTTTGCGCGGTCGTTCTGCGATACCAGTCGTAAACTCGGCTTGTCCGCGGGGATCAACTGCAGCCACCTTCGTTCCTTGTTTCACTTCAATGCCATCTTTGGTGATGCCGCGAATAATCCCATCGACCTGAGCCCGTAACTCATGGTTCTCAACCTGGCCGAGAAGGTCGCCGGCATGTACGGTGGTGCCGATTTCCAGTTGCGTATGAAAGGTGCCAGCAACAGGGGCATAGGCATATCGTTCTCGTTTATACCCGGCAATGGAGATTGGCTCGCCAGTGTACGGCTCTGTGCGCCCCTCCGTGATGACTTGCCCAAGGGTAGGGCCGCGACTGGTTTCGATAACAACATGGACGGTCTGACCCGCGACAAGACCTGGCCCCAACCCAATGGTGAACGGAGCTTGGGCAATCTGTGTCTCTGGAATGTCGCGTTTACGCATGCGTGCATCAATGACGATAGGAGGAGAAAATTCACGCAGGACATCTTCCAGGGAGCCCACAAACACGGGAACGACTTTTTTCCAGATGAGTAAAGCTCTGAGGGCTGCGAGCGATTCAACCCGCTCTGCACGTACGCCTTCTAACTCTGCTTCACCGTCGAAGACGGCAGCCGCAAAGGCCATGCGTCGCCTCGTGGTTGATGGCGTCTCGCTCTCGACGATCACTGGAATATAGTCATGGCCAAACAAGAGATGGGCGACGGCAGAGCCAACATCTCCGCCCCCTTTGATGACAACAAGCGTGCCAGAAATCTCGTGCGACATTGCCTCACTCTGAGTGTGTTGGATTGCGAGAAAGGCCTTCCAGATGCTTTTGGAGTTTTGGCAGAAACACTTGGAGATTAGAAATGGCTACTACCCGCCAGACTCCTTCAGGGGTCCTTTGCAGGGTGACGTTGATCGGCTGATCGTGTTTTGTCTCGAATGTCAAACGAGCGGTATCTCCCTCTCGCTGTGCCAGCCACCAGGCAGCGACCGGTGCGATGGCAGGGATGTCAGGAGGTGGGCGATCAGGATCTTTCACGGCTTGTTCGACAAACAACGAGAGCCCTGCTTTTGTGACTTCTCTGGCTTCTCCAGTCAGTAACTTGAACAGCCCTTTCCGCATCAATTTGCCAAGAAAACCTCCCAATGAAATTTCTTTACCGTCGTTGCCGGAACTACCAAGTTCATCGAGCGTGTAGTCTAATACCTTATCTACGTCAACATACCGAGAAAGCAACTCGTAATCGTGGGTCTCCAGCGCGTGCTTGATGCGGTACACTGAATATCCAGGACTGGAACGCCAGAGAAAAAAACTCCCTACGCCTATGATTGCAACGACCGCCAGACCAATCGCAGTGCGTAACCAACGAGGCGAAACCTTGACCGTATCAGTCATGGGGCCACATCATACACTACGAAGATGAATTTAGGGATGAGGGGGAGCCACGTACGTTCTTGACAATACTGTTCCTCAAAAGAAACAATCCGCGCACGTTTGCTGAAGTGAGGACTCCATGCACCCAGTTGCGATTCTGTACCCAGGCGATATGGGACACAATGTCGGGCGAGTATTGTTAGAAGATGGATGTACAGTTGTTACGACGTTGGTTGGACGAAGTGAGCGGACACGTCGTCTGACCACCGATGCGGCAATTACCATGTTGCCGTCAATGGAGGCAGTCGTAGCGGAAGCCGCTATCGTCCTCTCCATTATTCCACCCACTGCTGCAAAGTCGGTGGCTGCGGACTTTGTTACTGCGGTGCGTGAAACCGGCCATCGCCCATTGTTTGTTGATGCGAACGCGATTTCGCCAATGACCGCACAGGAGGTTGGCGACATGATCGCGTCTAGCGGCGCACCGTATCTTGATGCGTGCATTATCGGTCCAGCGAGTAATGTTCGTGGTCGGTGTACGTTCTATATCAGTGGTTCGGAAGCCGCGACGTTTGAAACACAGCTAGGAAAATCACTTCGTACCCATATTCTTGGCGATCGGATCGGTCAGGCGTCGGCCTTTAAGATGACATTTTCTGGTCTCAATAAAGGACTCGCCGCGCTCCTCTACGAATTGACAGCTGCTGGCGCGGAGTTCGGGTTTCTTGATGAGTTGCTGCACCGCTACAAGGCCTTATTACCCGGCGTCATGGAAGCACTGGAATGGCTAGTGCCATCGTATCCTATGCATGCTGCACGACGGGCTGACGAAATGGCAGAACTCGCAGAAACCCTTGAACATTTTGGGTTCTCGTCGGTCATGGCACGCGGTACGCAGGACACACTTGCTGCCGTTGGTCGGCTGCGCTTAACCGAGCGTTTCCCTACGCGTGGCGAACATGGCTGGACCATGCGCGAGGTGCTCGATACTCTCGCCCAAGAGGCAGCGTTGAAGAAACCACAATCGTCTTAGGAGAGATCCAGCGACCTGGACGTCTATTCCCCGCCTACTGCTGGCGGAGGGGAAAACGATTGCCGTTCGTTATGGTTATTGATTGATTCCATTGTTTGATCGACTTGCTGCTGCTTCATCATTTCCAGCGTTTGTTGCGCTTGGGTATCTAACTCCCTTTGGACCTCATGACTCTGATCGAAGGCATTGATATCTGGAGCCGGTTCTTTATTTGGTCGGTCACAACCGACGGACACACTAGATAGCACGTAGAGTAAAGCGGGAATAACCTGAAGAAATGCTCTTTTCATACACACCTCACGCGCGGTACTCTCACGAATGTTAACTCAGGAGTCAATCCATAAAAAGTTGTGGTATTGTGTTACAGACTGAGTTTGACTTGACAACAAAATAACGGTTGGATAGTGGTAACTGTCGTCTAGCAATTCGAATATCCGAGGAGCTTTTCATGCCCACTTTGTCGCCGAATAGTCACACAATTTCCGCTTCAGTCGACGCCGTGTTCACGCAAGACGTTGCCGTGCAAGAGCCTGATATGCGCAGCCTGTACGAGAAAGCTAAGCGTGACCAGTGGAACGCTTCTGTTGACATCGAGTGGTCCCGTGAGGTGAATCCAGATGCTGGTATTCTTCCTGACGGCCTAGTAG
This portion of the Deltaproteobacteria bacterium genome encodes:
- a CDS encoding NAD(P)-dependent oxidoreductase, which gives rise to MHPVAILYPGDMGHNVGRVLLEDGCTVVTTLVGRSERTRRLTTDAAITMLPSMEAVVAEAAIVLSIIPPTAAKSVAADFVTAVRETGHRPLFVDANAISPMTAQEVGDMIASSGAPYLDACIIGPASNVRGRCTFYISGSEAATFETQLGKSLRTHILGDRIGQASAFKMTFSGLNKGLAALLYELTAAGAEFGFLDELLHRYKALLPGVMEALEWLVPSYPMHAARRADEMAELAETLEHFGFSSVMARGTQDTLAAVGRLRLTERFPTRGEHGWTMREVLDTLAQEAALKKPQSS
- a CDS encoding EF2563 family selenium-dependent molybdenum hydroxylase system protein, whose amino-acid sequence is MSHEISGTLVVIKGGGDVGSAVAHLLFGHDYIPVIVESETPSTTRRRMAFAAAVFDGEAELEGVRAERVESLAALRALLIWKKVVPVFVGSLEDVLREFSPPIVIDARMRKRDIPETQIAQAPFTIGLGPGLVAGQTVHVVIETSRGPTLGQVITEGRTEPYTGEPISIAGYKRERYAYAPVAGTFHTQLEIGTTVHAGDLLGQVENHELRAQVDGIIRGITKDGIEVKQGTKVAAVDPRGQAEFTTGIAERPRKIAEGVLEAIRRR
- a CDS encoding HNH endonuclease, which gives rise to MARPYIPDSGREKITADAQPRCGYCLTSQLITGMPIHLEHILPLAAGGQSDEENLWLACPLCNGDKGIQTQFPDPETGEVVALFDPRQQIRSEHFRWNENGVEILGITSCGRATVVALKLNNESIIRTRRRWVLAGWHPPTS
- a CDS encoding LLM class flavin-dependent oxidoreductase, producing MTQSNPKLRFGLWYAFRNPPQWRRSYQDIYNDILEQIVWAEGIGYDDVWLTEHHFADDGHAPSPLPQAAAIAVKTKKMRIGTGVLLLPLYNPVRIAEDCATIDILSGGRFELGVGVGYRVEEFSGLGIPREQRGGRANEGLEIIRRLWEGETVTFKGKYFQIENTKLTPEPVQKPRPPLWVGGFAGAAVKRAARYGDGYIGTGDMKAPYQAYLQELRALGKDTSNPKLAGGHFWLIVANDPEKSWHEIAPHVRYQINVYNEWLTKAGQSLFPHMPDDAALKASGILNIVTPEAAVKMIKDYVAEVPIQRYYTWTLPPGYPAKKMNEHLELFATKVMPHFR
- a CDS encoding VOC family protein; translated protein: MFDLGLTHVALPVRDVDASIAFYAQYARMQVVHRRTDRISGSDVAWISDRTRPFAIVLVRTRKVDSPLLPLAHLGVACASRTDVDDLCDQARSEGFLRLESREAGYPVGYSALLADPDGHTLELSYGQEIALAVADAA